One Papaver somniferum cultivar HN1 chromosome 10, ASM357369v1, whole genome shotgun sequence genomic window carries:
- the LOC113315039 gene encoding uncharacterized protein LOC113315039, with the protein MEELEEPEKLGALKKAYADIILSTAKEAAARIMVSERKAYRFQQELCTAKQEGLDMLLRLKQITDSKIAEVETMSVSQRKRIQELELQLCRTENVITDLRSQLSGVQDELEKVKNNKEIAPLHEDVSKHNTSDSEPKSTSTFDAKDRPLVRRNVQHKAFRAEKCYADKPDLDSLILTSKEPEQYRNRCTQRIRAFDRNLANGKSPLPAETKNQFSRRKKKSFIREEAREVGATKSSCKDENAGTKKRKLIGLDELLQQDIGFENGQSVGFLHKFCARKRRSRYRSGRPNSYTDQVMQPRELSLSRCKINPCEENPTVNPSEDRSRIVEGNAQKASDSHLTSTSLLTTMADVNKRDAKTEPLSVQTFPHGDEESIVKSEFSRHGNEVAECSGVSRCKVNLNSIDTPRMIDITEEKELCEATDPLPVPAGKDMPLKYTFQRKRKKGPLICLDENKTLEKETAMESSGEIENIAPESQKSCLLDEPPRDNRRLALVARQPISLSEKRWR; encoded by the exons ATGGAAGAACTAGAAGAACCAGAG AAGTTAGGAGCATTAAAGAAGGCATATGCAGACATAATCTTGAGTACAGCAAAGGAAGCAGCAGCTAGGATTATGGTTTCTGAAAGAAAAGCTTATCGTTTTCAACAAGAATTGTGCACTGCTAAACAGGAGGGGCTTGATATGCTTCTTCGTTTGAAACAAATTACTGATTCTAAG attgccgaagtGGAAACCATGTCAGTTAGCCAAAGAAAAAGGATACAAGAGCTTGAACTGCAACTATGCAGAACAGAGAATGTGATAACTGATCTTAGGTCACAGTTGAGTGGAGTACAGGATgaattggagaaggtaaaaaaCAATAAAGAGATTGCACCTTTGCACGAAGATGTGAGCAAACACAATACTTCTGATTCAGAACCCAAATCCACATCTACCTTTGACGCCAAAGATAGACCTCTAGTTCGAAGAAATGTACAGCATAAAGCCTTTCGAGCAGAAAAATGTTATGCTGATAAGCCTGACTTAGACTCCCTCATTCTGACAAGCAAAGAGCCTGAGCAATACCGAAACAGGTGTACTCAGAGAATTCGTGCATTTGATAGGAACCTGGCGAATGGGAAATCACCTCTTCCTGCAGAAACAAAGAATCAGTTTTCACGTAGAAAGAAAAAATCTTTTATCAGGGAGGAAGCCAGGGAAGTTGGTGCCACTAAATCTTCTTGCAAGGATGAAAATGCCGGGACAAAGAAAAGGAAACTGATTGGTTTGGATGAACTTTTGCAGCAAGATATTGGCTTTGAAAATGGTCAATCTGTAGGGTTTCTTCACAAGTTCTGTGCTAGAAAAAGAAGATCTAGATACAGGTCAGGCAGACCGAACTCATACACTGACCAGGTCATGCAACCAAGAGAATTATCTCTTTCTCGTTGCAAAATCAACCCCTGTGAGGAAAATCCAACAGTTAATCCTTCTGAAGATAGGTCAAGGATAGTTGAAGGCAATGCCCAGAAAGCCTCAGACTCACATTTGACTTCAACTTCATTATTAACTACTATGGCTGATGTAAACAAAAGGGATGCAAAGACTGAACCATTAAGTGTTCAAACTTTTCCTCACGGAGACGAAGAGTCTATAGTTAAATCAGAATTCAGCAGACATGGTAACGAAGTCGCAGAATGTTCAGGGGTTTCAAGATGCAAGGTGAACCTTAACAGCATAGATACTCCAAGGATGATTGATATcactgaagaaaaagagttatgtGAAGCGACAGATCCATTGCCTGTTCCAGCTGGAAAGGATATGCCTCTCAAATATACATTTCAAAGGAAGCGTAAGAAGGGACCCTTGATATGCctggatgagaataaaactcttgaaaaggaaactgcaatggaGAGCTCAGGGGAGATAGAAAATATTGCTCCTGAATCACAAAAATCTTGCTTGTTAGATGAGCCTCCCCGTGATAATCGGAGGCTGGCGCTGGTTGCTCGCCAG CCCATTTCTTTGTCTGAGAAGCGATGGAGATGA